One segment of Bacteroides caecimuris DNA contains the following:
- a CDS encoding phosphatase PAP2 family protein, whose translation MALDLFKRVETRKGLFAVEKITLIYNLLTSILILFLFQRMDHPWHMLLDRAMIAAMTFLLMYLYRLAPCKFSAFVRIVIQMSLLSYWYPDTFEFNRFFPNLDHVFATAEQFIFNGQPAIWFCHTFPHLIVSEAFNMGYFFYYPMMLIVTLFYFIYKFEWFEKMSFVLVTSFFIYYLIYIFVPVAGPQFYFPAIGIDNVSKGIFPAIGDYFNYNQELLPGPGYQHGFFYSLVESSQQVGERPTAAFPSSHVGISTILMIMAWRGSKKLFACLIPFYMLLCGATVYIQAHYVIDAVVGFFSAFLLYVVVTWMFKKWFAQPMFK comes from the coding sequence ATGGCTTTAGACTTATTTAAGCGCGTAGAAACCCGGAAAGGGTTGTTTGCTGTGGAAAAGATTACATTGATTTATAATCTGTTGACTTCCATATTGATTCTGTTCCTGTTTCAGCGGATGGATCATCCATGGCACATGTTGCTGGATAGGGCGATGATCGCGGCTATGACTTTTTTATTGATGTATCTTTATCGTCTTGCTCCCTGTAAATTTTCGGCGTTTGTGCGTATTGTCATTCAGATGAGCCTGCTGTCTTACTGGTATCCGGATACTTTCGAATTCAATCGTTTCTTCCCGAATTTAGATCATGTATTTGCAACTGCCGAGCAGTTTATTTTCAATGGGCAGCCTGCTATTTGGTTCTGCCATACGTTTCCACATCTTATAGTCAGCGAGGCATTCAATATGGGATATTTCTTTTATTATCCGATGATGCTGATTGTGACTCTATTCTATTTCATTTATAAGTTTGAGTGGTTCGAAAAGATGTCTTTTGTGCTTGTCACTTCTTTCTTTATTTACTATCTGATTTATATATTCGTTCCTGTTGCAGGCCCTCAATTTTATTTTCCTGCCATTGGTATTGATAATGTATCTAAAGGTATTTTTCCTGCTATCGGTGATTATTTCAATTATAATCAGGAGTTACTTCCCGGGCCGGGCTATCAGCACGGATTCTTTTATAGTCTGGTGGAAAGCTCGCAGCAAGTGGGTGAACGTCCTACGGCGGCATTTCCCAGTTCGCATGTAGGCATTTCTACTATTCTGATGATTATGGCTTGGCGCGGCAGCAAGAAGCTGTTTGCTTGTCTTATACCTTTCTATATGTTGCTCTGTGGGGCTACCGTATATATTCAGGCGCATTATGTGATTGATGCCGTTGTTGGTTTCTTCTCTGCATTCCTGTTGTATGTGGTCGTAACTTGGATGTTTAAAAAGTGGTTTGCGCAGCCGATGTTTAAATAG
- a CDS encoding acyl-CoA thioesterase, translating to MNYIYELEMKVRDYECDLQGIVNNANYQHYLEHTRHEFLTSVGVSFAALHEQGVDPVVARISMAFKTPLKSGDEFVSKLYMKKEGIKYVFYQDIFRKNDNKVVVKSTVETVCVVNGRLSDSELFDNVFAPYLK from the coding sequence ATGAACTATATCTATGAATTGGAAATGAAGGTTCGCGATTACGAATGTGACCTTCAAGGTATTGTCAATAATGCTAACTATCAGCACTATCTGGAACATACCCGTCATGAATTTTTAACTTCGGTGGGTGTCAGTTTTGCTGCACTTCATGAGCAAGGAGTCGATCCGGTAGTGGCACGCATTAGTATGGCATTCAAGACTCCATTGAAAAGCGGAGATGAGTTTGTCTCGAAACTATATATGAAAAAGGAAGGTATCAAATATGTATTTTATCAGGATATCTTCCGTAAGAATGATAATAAAGTAGTAGTGAAATCCACTGTTGAAACGGTATGTGTGGTAAACGGACGTTTAAGTGACAGCGAATTGTTCGATAATGTTTTTGCCCCCTACCTGAAATGA
- a CDS encoding NAD-dependent epimerase/dehydratase family protein: MESILITGASGFIGSFIVEEALKRKFGVWAGIRPTSSKQYLKNREIHFLELDFAHPDELRAQLSGHKGTYNKFDYIIHCAGVTKCPDKNSFDYVNYLQTKYFIDTLKELDMVPKQFIYISTLSVFGPVREKDYTPIKADDSPMPNTAYGLSKLKAELYIQSMPGFPYVIYRPTGVYGPREADYYLMAKSIQKHVDFSVGFRRQDLTFVYVKDIVQAIFLGIEKKVVRKAYFLTDGKVYKSRAFSDLIQKELGNPFVLHLKCPLIVLKVISLFAEFIATRSGRSSTLNSDKYKIMKQRNWQCDITPVMDELGYVPEYDLEKGVRETIAWYKNEGWL; the protein is encoded by the coding sequence ATGGAAAGTATTTTAATTACAGGCGCGAGTGGTTTTATCGGCAGTTTCATCGTGGAGGAAGCGTTGAAGCGAAAGTTTGGTGTGTGGGCCGGGATTCGTCCTACGAGTAGCAAGCAGTATTTGAAAAACCGGGAAATCCACTTTCTGGAACTGGATTTTGCGCACCCTGATGAACTTCGTGCCCAACTCTCCGGTCATAAAGGCACTTACAACAAATTTGATTATATCATTCATTGTGCCGGTGTTACAAAATGCCCCGACAAGAACTCTTTTGACTATGTGAATTATCTTCAGACCAAATATTTTATCGATACGTTGAAGGAGCTGGATATGGTTCCGAAACAGTTTATCTATATCAGTACATTGAGTGTGTTCGGACCTGTACGTGAGAAAGACTATACTCCGATAAAAGCGGACGACTCTCCGATGCCCAATACTGCTTATGGATTGAGCAAACTGAAAGCGGAGTTGTATATTCAGAGTATGCCCGGCTTCCCTTATGTCATTTATCGTCCTACAGGGGTCTATGGACCTCGTGAAGCCGATTACTATCTGATGGCGAAATCTATTCAGAAACATGTTGATTTCTCGGTCGGTTTCCGTCGTCAGGACTTGACCTTTGTGTATGTGAAAGATATTGTGCAGGCTATTTTCCTGGGAATAGAGAAAAAAGTGGTTCGTAAGGCGTATTTCTTGACAGATGGGAAAGTTTATAAAAGCCGTGCCTTTTCGGATTTGATACAAAAAGAATTGGGTAATCCGTTTGTTCTTCACTTGAAATGTCCATTAATTGTGCTAAAAGTTATATCTTTGTTCGCTGAATTCATTGCTACACGTTCCGGGAGGAGCAGTACTCTGAATTCGGATAAATATAAGATAATGAAACAACGCAACTGGCAATGCGATATAACCCCGGTAATGGATGAACTGGGGTATGTGCCCGAGTATGATTTGGAAAAGGGAGTTCGGGAAACCATTGCCTGGTATAAAAATGAAGGATGGCTTTAG
- the rnr gene encoding ribonuclease R has translation MAKKKEKKEKKAGKRMSKKELAALLIDFFHAKSSETLSMKYIFSELRLTTHPQKMLCVDILHDLLADDYISEIEKGKFRLTNHGTEMVGTFQRKSNGKNSFIPEGGGEPIFVAERNSAHAMNNDKVKITFYAKRKNREAEGEVIEILERANDTFVGTLEVAKSYAFLVTENRTLANDIFIPKDKLKGGKTGDKAIVKVTEWPDKAKNPIGQVIDILGQAGDNNTEMHAILAEFGLPYVYPKAVEKAADKIPAEISAEEIAKREDFRKVTTFTIDPKDAKDFDDALSIRKLKDGLWEVGVHIADVTHYVKEGSIIDKEAEKRATSVYLVDRTIPMLPERLCNFICSLRPNEEKLAFSVIFDITEKGEVRDSRIVHTVINSDRRFTYEEAQQIIETKEGDFKEEVLTLDTIAKALREKRFSAGAINFDRYEVKFEIDEKGKPISVYFKESKDANKLVEEFMLLANKTVAEKIGRVPKNKKAKVLPYRIHDLPDPEKLENLSQFIARFGYKVRTSGTKTDISKSINHLLDDIHGKKEENLIETVSIRAMQKARYSTHNIGHYGLAFEYYTHFTSPIRRFPDMMVHRLVTKYMDGGRSVSEAKYEDLCNHSSNMEQIAANAERASIKYKQVEFMSERLGQIYDGVISGVTEWGLYVELNENKCEGLVPVRDLDDDYYEFDEKNYCLRGRRKNKTYSLGDAITVRIARANLEKKQLDFELIEK, from the coding sequence ATGGCAAAAAAGAAAGAAAAGAAAGAGAAAAAGGCCGGCAAAAGAATGAGTAAGAAAGAGCTGGCAGCATTATTAATAGACTTTTTCCATGCCAAATCCAGCGAGACCTTGAGTATGAAATATATATTTTCGGAATTGCGTCTCACTACCCATCCGCAAAAAATGTTATGCGTCGATATATTACATGACCTTTTAGCTGACGATTATATTTCTGAAATAGAAAAAGGAAAATTCCGTCTCACCAATCATGGGACAGAGATGGTAGGCACTTTCCAACGGAAAAGCAATGGCAAGAATTCCTTTATTCCTGAAGGAGGAGGCGAGCCGATATTTGTAGCCGAACGCAATTCGGCACATGCCATGAACAATGACAAAGTAAAGATCACCTTCTATGCCAAACGGAAAAACAGAGAGGCAGAAGGAGAAGTGATAGAAATACTGGAGCGTGCAAACGATACTTTCGTCGGCACACTGGAAGTGGCCAAGTCATACGCATTCCTGGTGACAGAGAACCGTACATTAGCCAATGATATTTTCATCCCGAAAGATAAGCTGAAAGGCGGAAAGACCGGAGATAAAGCCATTGTGAAAGTAACCGAATGGCCGGACAAGGCAAAGAATCCTATCGGACAAGTAATAGATATATTAGGTCAGGCCGGCGACAACAACACAGAGATGCACGCCATTCTTGCGGAGTTCGGTCTGCCGTATGTATATCCGAAAGCAGTAGAGAAAGCTGCGGACAAGATTCCTGCCGAGATTTCAGCAGAAGAGATTGCCAAACGCGAAGATTTCCGTAAGGTAACAACTTTCACCATCGACCCGAAAGACGCCAAAGATTTTGACGACGCACTTTCCATCCGCAAGCTAAAGGACGGATTGTGGGAAGTAGGCGTACACATTGCCGACGTGACACATTACGTAAAAGAAGGCAGCATCATCGACAAGGAAGCAGAAAAGCGGGCAACTTCCGTTTATTTGGTAGACCGTACCATCCCGATGCTTCCCGAACGGCTGTGTAACTTCATTTGTTCACTCCGCCCGAACGAAGAGAAACTAGCTTTCTCCGTTATCTTCGATATTACGGAAAAAGGAGAAGTCAGAGACTCACGCATCGTACATACGGTTATCAACTCCGACCGTCGCTTCACCTACGAAGAGGCGCAACAAATCATAGAAACAAAAGAAGGAGACTTCAAAGAAGAAGTACTCACATTAGATACGATTGCCAAAGCACTGCGCGAAAAACGCTTCTCTGCAGGAGCCATTAACTTCGACCGCTACGAAGTGAAGTTCGAAATTGACGAAAAAGGAAAACCAATCAGCGTCTACTTCAAGGAGTCAAAAGATGCCAATAAACTAGTGGAAGAATTCATGTTGCTCGCTAACAAGACCGTAGCAGAAAAGATAGGACGTGTGCCGAAGAACAAGAAAGCCAAAGTGCTTCCTTACCGTATCCACGACCTGCCCGATCCGGAGAAGTTGGAGAACTTGTCACAGTTCATCGCACGCTTCGGCTACAAAGTGCGTACAAGCGGAACGAAGACTGATATTTCAAAATCCATCAATCATTTATTGGACGACATACACGGAAAGAAAGAAGAGAACCTGATAGAAACCGTATCCATCCGTGCCATGCAGAAAGCACGTTACTCAACCCATAACATCGGCCACTACGGACTAGCATTCGAATATTACACTCACTTTACTTCTCCCATCCGCCGTTTTCCGGACATGATGGTACACCGTTTGGTGACGAAGTATATGGACGGAGGACGCAGCGTATCCGAAGCTAAGTACGAAGACCTCTGCAACCACAGCTCGAACATGGAACAAATTGCAGCCAATGCCGAACGTGCTTCCATCAAATATAAACAGGTGGAATTTATGAGCGAACGTCTGGGGCAGATTTACGACGGTGTAATCTCCGGCGTAACCGAGTGGGGACTTTATGTAGAACTGAACGAGAACAAATGTGAAGGTCTGGTGCCTGTCCGCGACTTGGATGACGACTACTACGAATTCGACGAGAAGAACTATTGTCTTCGCGGACGCCGCAAAAACAAAACATACAGTTTGGGAGACGCTATTACTGTTCGGATAGCTCGTGCCAATCTGGAAAAGAAACAATTGGATTTTGAATTGATAGAAAAGTAA
- a CDS encoding peptidase U32 family protein, with amino-acid sequence MSLSLKDFEIMAPVGSRESLAAAIQAGADSIYFGIENLNMRARSANTFTIDDLREIARTCDEHGMKSYLTVNTIIYDKDIPLMHTIVDAAKEAGISAVIAADVAVMNYARQIGQEVHLSTQLNISNAEALKFYAQFADVVVLARELNLEQVAEIYRQIQEEHICGPSGEQLRIEMFCHGALCMAVSGKCYLSLHEMNHSANRGACMQVCRRSYTVRDKETDVELDIDNEYIMSPKDLKTIHFMNKMLDAGVRVFKIEGRARGPEYVRTVVECYKEAIKAYLDGTFTDEKIAAWDERLKTVFNRGFWDGYYLGQRLGEWTRNYGSAATERKIYVGKGIKYFSNIGVSEFLVEAAEVSVGDKLLITGPTTGALFMTLEEARVDLEPVQTVKKGQHFSMKSDKIRPSDKLYKLVSTEELKKFKGLDIEQKRG; translated from the coding sequence ATGAGTCTTAGTTTGAAAGATTTTGAAATAATGGCTCCTGTGGGGTCGCGCGAATCTCTTGCTGCGGCCATTCAGGCAGGTGCCGATTCTATTTATTTCGGTATAGAAAACCTGAATATGCGTGCCCGTTCGGCTAATACATTCACCATTGATGATTTGCGGGAAATAGCCCGTACGTGTGATGAGCACGGGATGAAGAGTTATCTGACGGTCAACACGATTATCTATGATAAAGATATCCCTCTGATGCATACCATTGTCGATGCAGCCAAGGAAGCCGGAATTTCTGCGGTGATTGCGGCTGATGTGGCAGTGATGAATTATGCCCGTCAGATAGGGCAGGAGGTGCATCTTTCCACTCAATTGAATATTTCCAATGCGGAGGCATTGAAATTCTACGCGCAATTCGCAGATGTGGTAGTATTGGCCCGTGAGTTGAATCTGGAGCAGGTAGCCGAGATTTATCGTCAGATACAGGAAGAACATATCTGTGGTCCGAGCGGCGAACAACTTCGTATCGAAATGTTCTGCCACGGTGCGCTTTGTATGGCAGTATCGGGTAAATGCTATCTCTCTTTGCATGAGATGAATCATTCTGCCAATCGCGGTGCTTGTATGCAGGTATGTCGCCGTTCTTACACGGTTCGTGATAAGGAAACGGATGTGGAATTGGATATTGATAACGAGTATATCATGTCTCCCAAAGACTTGAAGACCATCCATTTTATGAATAAAATGTTGGATGCCGGTGTACGTGTATTCAAGATTGAAGGTCGTGCCCGTGGACCTGAGTATGTACGTACGGTGGTTGAATGTTATAAAGAAGCTATCAAGGCTTATTTAGATGGAACATTCACCGACGAAAAGATTGCGGCTTGGGATGAACGCCTGAAAACCGTATTCAACCGTGGCTTTTGGGATGGATATTACTTGGGACAGCGTTTGGGCGAATGGACCAGGAATTATGGTTCGGCAGCTACGGAACGTAAGATTTATGTAGGTAAGGGTATCAAATACTTCTCTAATATCGGAGTTTCCGAATTCCTGGTAGAAGCTGCTGAAGTAAGTGTAGGCGATAAGCTTCTCATAACAGGACCGACTACCGGTGCCCTATTTATGACTTTGGAAGAAGCCCGTGTTGACTTGGAACCTGTGCAAACAGTGAAGAAAGGACAGCATTTCTCCATGAAATCGGATAAGATACGTCCCAGTGACAAGCTGTATAAACTGGTATCGACCGAAGAATTGAAGAAGTTCAAAGGGCTCGATATTGAGCAAAAAAGAGGCTGA
- the dusB gene encoding tRNA dihydrouridine synthase DusB, whose protein sequence is MKIAHIDLGKSPILLAPMEDVTDPAFRLMCKKFGADMVYTEFVSSDALIRAVSKTAQKLSISDAERPVAIQIYGKDTETMVEAAKIVEQAQPDILDINFGCPVKRVAGKGAGAGMLQNIPKMLEITRAVVDAVKIPVTVKTRLGWDANNKVIVELAEQLQDCGIAALTIHGRTRAQMYTGEADWTLIGEVKNNPRMHIPIIGNGDVTSPQRCKECFDRYGVDAVMIGRASFGRPWIFKEVKHYLETGEELPPLSFEWCMEVLRQEVVDSVNLLDERRGILHVRRHLAASPLFKGIPNFRNTRIAMLRAETKEELFRIFDEITSQRKENPET, encoded by the coding sequence ATGAAAATAGCCCATATAGATTTAGGAAAAAGCCCTATCTTACTTGCCCCGATGGAGGATGTAACCGATCCGGCTTTCCGCCTGATGTGCAAGAAATTCGGAGCAGACATGGTGTATACCGAGTTTGTATCGAGTGACGCACTGATACGTGCTGTCAGCAAGACTGCACAGAAACTAAGTATCAGCGATGCAGAACGTCCTGTCGCCATCCAGATATACGGAAAGGATACGGAGACAATGGTGGAAGCTGCCAAGATTGTAGAACAGGCACAACCTGACATTCTGGATATTAACTTCGGCTGCCCGGTGAAAAGAGTAGCTGGAAAAGGAGCTGGAGCAGGTATGCTACAAAATATCCCCAAGATGCTGGAAATCACCCGTGCTGTAGTGGATGCGGTGAAAATACCCGTAACAGTGAAGACTCGTTTGGGATGGGATGCAAACAATAAAGTAATTGTAGAATTAGCGGAACAATTGCAAGATTGTGGCATAGCCGCATTGACTATACATGGTCGTACCCGCGCGCAGATGTATACCGGAGAGGCAGACTGGACACTGATAGGCGAAGTGAAGAATAATCCGAGAATGCATATTCCCATTATCGGTAATGGAGACGTGACCAGTCCTCAACGCTGTAAGGAGTGTTTTGACCGTTATGGAGTAGATGCTGTAATGATCGGTCGCGCCAGCTTCGGTCGTCCATGGATATTCAAGGAAGTAAAACACTATTTAGAGACAGGTGAAGAATTACCTCCACTTAGTTTTGAATGGTGTATGGAAGTACTTCGTCAGGAAGTGGTAGACAGCGTCAATCTGCTTGATGAGCGTAGAGGCATTTTGCACGTACGCCGTCATCTGGCCGCAAGTCCTCTATTCAAGGGAATCCCTAACTTCCGCAACACACGTATTGCGATGTTAAGGGCAGAAACAAAAGAAGAACTTTTCCGGATATTTGATGAAATCACTTCCCAACGCAAAGAAAATCCGGAAACTTAA
- a CDS encoding pyridoxamine 5'-phosphate oxidase family protein — MKTVIIEDKQRIESIILHCDACFVGITDLEGNPYVIPMNFGYENGTLYLHSGPEGSKLEMLEHNNNVCITFSVGHKLVYQHEKVACSYSMRSESAICRGKVTFIEDMDEKRRALDIIMRHYTDSEFSYSDPAVRNVKVWQVRIDQMTGKVFGLRANEKP; from the coding sequence ATGAAAACTGTCATTATTGAAGATAAACAACGAATCGAGTCCATTATTCTCCATTGCGATGCCTGTTTTGTAGGCATTACTGATTTGGAAGGTAATCCCTACGTAATCCCGATGAACTTCGGCTATGAGAATGGCACCCTATACCTTCATTCGGGTCCTGAAGGCAGCAAGTTGGAGATGTTGGAACATAATAATAATGTATGCATCACTTTCAGCGTCGGTCATAAACTCGTATATCAGCATGAGAAAGTAGCCTGCAGTTACAGCATGCGTTCCGAAAGCGCCATATGCCGTGGAAAAGTGACATTCATAGAAGATATGGACGAAAAACGCCGTGCACTGGATATTATCATGCGTCATTACACGGATAGTGAGTTCAGCTATTCCGATCCTGCGGTACGTAATGTCAAAGTATGGCAAGTACGTATCGATCAGATGACGGGAAAAGTCTTCGGTCTGCGAGCCAACGAAAAGCCATGA